The genomic segment AAGGTCTGACCAATCGAAGCCGGCGCAGTCGCAGCAGCGCGATGTTGACGGGCGATGCTGCGACGAACGCAACAAGCCGTGAGAACAGGAAATGGACCGTTGTAGCAACAACGAAAGCACTCAAGGGATGGCTCGGCAGCCGATGTCCGCGCGCGGCGCAGACGGCGAGCGCGGTCGGTAAACGATACGGCTGGACGGTATCGGTGCGAGGCTTCTGAAAAATGATAGGCCGCACGATGGCGCGTTGTCATCGGCTTTATCGGCACCATGCGAAAAAAATGCGCGTGCGGGAATCAATGGACGAGATTCCGGCGCATTCGGCCGAAGTTAAGAGATATAATGGAGTGACTCCCGAGACGAAATCCCTAAGCTGGGGGAGACTGCCATGGCCTCTCACGATCTGCGACGTATCCTGGCCGGTTGGGATTACGAGCCCAATCAAATCACGGTGCGAAAGATCACCGGTGATGACGGCACGATCAAGATCCAGATGCGCCTGGACCTGGGCCTGCTCCAGATGGAGGTGCAGGGTCGGCCCGACGGGCTTCGTCCCCACGGATTCGAGTCCCTGCTGGACTATCACGAGAACCGCATCAACGAGCACATGAACAAGAACGGCACCGATCTGGGGCTGGAGCTGACGCCCGAGGAGTGCCAGGCGCTGCGTGAGGAATCCGTCCAGTACTACCATCGGTACCTCGCCGAGTTCGTCCTGGAGGATTTCGCCGGAGTGCAGCGCGACACAAGTCGCAATCTGCGCGTGCTCGATCTGTGCGCCAACTACGCCCGCGAAGAGAGCGATCGCGAAGTGCTTGAGCAGTATCGCCCCTACCTGATCATGATGAACACCCGCGCCGAGGTCCACCTCGCCCTGCGAAAAGGCTCCTTCAAGACGGCCTTGGCGCGCGTGAACGCGGGCTTGACCGCCATCAAGGATGTGATGACCGAGTCGGGCCAGGACGAGCGATGGGAAGACGCGACTGAAGTGTCAATTCTCATGGCGCTTCGCAGCGAAATCGCCGCGCGCCTGCCGGCCGACCCGATGCAGAAGCTCGAAGAAGAACTGCAACGCGCCGTGGATGAAGAGCGCTATGAAGACGCCATCGTGCTTCGCCAACGCATGCAAGCCATGCGCGAACAACAGTCCGGCGCCCCGGTCCGCCGGCGTCCCAAGAAGTAGCCAATCCCAATGGATTCGGCTCGCGGAATCACCCGTCGCGGCGCGCGCCAACGCAACCTCGCCCCACTTACGGCCCCACCACGCGGGCGATCAACGCCGGGCCATCCTGCTTCCCGAATGGAAAAATGTTCGGGTGCAGATTTGCCGTCTTGAAATCCTGGTCCGCCAACAACGTGCTCGCAGAACCGGTCGTGTCCATTAAATCCGTCACGTCCGACGTGTGGTTCAGCCCGAGCAGGTGCCCCGCTTCGTGTGCCGCGACGTTGCCGATCGCCGTGGCAATGCCGTCGGCGGTCGGCTGCACCGCGAACGCCTTGTCGAAATCATTGGTGAAAACAATCGCGTCGTCGCAGCGATCGACGTTTTCCTGATCGACATCCTGCGAGATTCCAAAGAGCGTGGCGCTGAACGCCCCAAACTCAATCGTGCTGAAGGGGCCCGCGGGCGGCGGGTCGTCGCTCGTGACGACCTGCACGGGCGTTCCCTCGAAGTTCTCCCGTACGACGTCAGCAATTTTCATCTTGATCGCGGCGGTCATGCCCGCGTAGTTCGCGTCGATGTCGGCGGCATTAAACGGCAGGACGGTGAAGTTCCCCTCGGGCAGCATGATCGAACCGCCGGCAAAGTTCAGAAGCAGAATCTGCGGCGGCGGCGTAGGGATCGGCTCACTGCGCAGAATCTCCACCGAGCCGGAATAGGCCTGCGTCACGTTGTTCGCCGCCGAGTTTGCCAGACAGAGAAACAGCTTGCCCGTCGCCTGTGTGACCACCGCGTCAATGATGGTTTGCAGACCCGCCGCGCCGCCCTGCCCGGAATAGTACGTGAACAGCACGCCGTCAAAATCCAGCACCGCCGTCTTGGGGCGCAGCGTGCCGACCGGCGGCTCCAGCGCGACGCGAACACGATCTCCCGGCTGAACCGGTCCCAGGTCGTACACATCGACCTTGCTCGGAGCGAGGCTCGAATTCAATGCGGCGAATCCGGCGTCGTCGAGGAGCAAGCGCGTCGCGGTACCGAGCGAACTACCGATCGGTCCGGGTGGAAGCGGCGTGTCCATGCTCCCGCCGCAGTTAAGGCCCGTGGCGCAAACGAGCATGGCAAGCGCGAGGAGCGCCGGCGCGAATCCGCGGGAGGCGAATACGCCGGTCGATTCGCGGTGAGGCGCGGGCACGGAAAGGTCAATGGCGTTATGGGAATTCACAAGGAGGTACTCACGGCGAAGGTTCTCCGGCGAGGGGTATTTGATCCTATGCGGACGGATCCCGCTTCGCGCGGCGCGGGGCACGTGGGTCCGACCCGGCTCCGCACCCGCGATTATACCGCCGGAATTCGCGGACGCGCGGGCGCGAAACCAGTTGCCAGCACCCCGGATCGGCCGTTATATTCGGCGGCAGATAAGGATAGTCGCGTCGCCCGAAACGATCGGATCCCGTACCGGGATCGGGCGACCCCGCCGAAAGGAGTCGGATCATGCCGCGTACGTTCATTCTGCTCTGCACAATGGCCCTCTCATCCATCGCGCTGAC from the Planctomycetia bacterium genome contains:
- a CDS encoding UvrB/UvrC motif-containing protein, whose translation is MASHDLRRILAGWDYEPNQITVRKITGDDGTIKIQMRLDLGLLQMEVQGRPDGLRPHGFESLLDYHENRINEHMNKNGTDLGLELTPEECQALREESVQYYHRYLAEFVLEDFAGVQRDTSRNLRVLDLCANYAREESDREVLEQYRPYLIMMNTRAEVHLALRKGSFKTALARVNAGLTAIKDVMTESGQDERWEDATEVSILMALRSEIAARLPADPMQKLEEELQRAVDEERYEDAIVLRQRMQAMREQQSGAPVRRRPKK
- a CDS encoding matrixin family metalloprotease — encoded protein: MDTPLPPGPIGSSLGTATRLLLDDAGFAALNSSLAPSKVDVYDLGPVQPGDRVRVALEPPVGTLRPKTAVLDFDGVLFTYYSGQGGAAGLQTIIDAVVTQATGKLFLCLANSAANNVTQAYSGSVEILRSEPIPTPPPQILLLNFAGGSIMLPEGNFTVLPFNAADIDANYAGMTAAIKMKIADVVRENFEGTPVQVVTSDDPPPAGPFSTIEFGAFSATLFGISQDVDQENVDRCDDAIVFTNDFDKAFAVQPTADGIATAIGNVAAHEAGHLLGLNHTSDVTDLMDTTGSASTLLADQDFKTANLHPNIFPFGKQDGPALIARVVGP